Proteins encoded within one genomic window of Actinoplanes octamycinicus:
- a CDS encoding M1 family metallopeptidase, with product MTPGSGPLGATPGAEHSTDPYLPAHGNGGYRVLHYDLDLDYRVITNRLVGRATVTARAVQALSRFSLDLGAFRVQDVRVDGRPAKFLHRAGKLRIKPERPIGYGATFKTEIRYAGTPVPISGRWGDIGWDELTDGALVASQPNGAPSWFPCNDRTADKATFLVTLTAPAPYTVVVTGDLVSRRRRAGTQTWVYERNEPTAPYLMGVQVGRYELVPLATDGVPQRAAIPPRLRTVFGHDFGRHGEIMATLEGFFGPYPFREYVVVVADDDLDDPIEAQGMAVFGRNHLDGQRTHERLVAHELAHQWFGNSLTVADWRHIWLNEGFATYAEWLWSAASGGPSADAHAAHWHARLALQPTGITIADPGVARMFDPTVYKRGALALHALRVRVGDPAFFAMLRTWVSGHQHATVTTEQFREHARRFATRPVDDLLTAWLDRPALPKLPVFGL from the coding sequence ATGACCCCAGGTTCGGGACCGCTCGGCGCCACCCCCGGCGCCGAGCACTCGACCGACCCCTACCTGCCCGCGCACGGCAACGGCGGGTACCGGGTGCTGCACTACGACCTCGACCTGGACTACCGGGTGATTACCAACCGGCTGGTCGGGAGGGCGACCGTCACGGCGCGGGCGGTGCAGGCGCTGTCCCGGTTCAGCCTCGACCTGGGCGCGTTCCGGGTGCAGGACGTGCGGGTGGACGGCCGGCCGGCGAAATTCCTGCACCGGGCCGGCAAGCTGCGGATCAAGCCGGAGCGCCCGATCGGCTACGGCGCCACCTTCAAGACCGAGATCCGGTACGCCGGGACGCCCGTGCCGATCTCCGGCCGGTGGGGCGACATCGGCTGGGACGAGCTGACCGACGGCGCGCTGGTGGCCAGCCAGCCGAACGGGGCGCCGTCCTGGTTCCCGTGCAACGACCGGACCGCGGACAAGGCCACCTTCCTGGTCACGCTGACCGCGCCGGCGCCGTACACCGTGGTGGTCACCGGCGACCTGGTCTCCCGGCGCCGCCGGGCCGGCACCCAGACCTGGGTCTACGAGCGCAACGAGCCGACCGCGCCGTACCTGATGGGCGTCCAGGTGGGGCGCTACGAGCTGGTGCCGCTGGCGACCGACGGGGTGCCGCAGCGGGCCGCCATCCCGCCCCGGCTACGGACCGTGTTCGGCCACGACTTCGGCCGGCACGGCGAGATCATGGCGACGCTGGAGGGGTTCTTCGGGCCGTACCCGTTCCGGGAGTACGTCGTGGTGGTCGCCGACGACGACCTGGACGACCCGATCGAGGCGCAGGGGATGGCCGTCTTCGGCCGCAACCACCTGGACGGGCAGCGCACCCACGAGCGGCTGGTCGCGCACGAGCTGGCCCACCAGTGGTTCGGCAACAGTCTCACGGTCGCCGACTGGCGGCACATCTGGCTGAACGAGGGCTTCGCGACGTACGCGGAATGGTTGTGGTCGGCCGCCTCCGGCGGCCCGTCGGCGGACGCGCACGCCGCGCACTGGCATGCCCGGCTGGCGCTGCAGCCGACCGGCATCACCATCGCCGACCCGGGCGTGGCACGGATGTTCGACCCGACCGTCTACAAGCGGGGCGCGCTGGCCCTGCACGCGCTGCGCGTCCGGGTCGGCGACCCGGCGTTCTTCGCCATGCTGCGCACCTGGGTGTCCGGCCACCAGCACGCGACCGTCACCACCGAGCAGTTCCGCGAGCATGCCCGCCGCTTCGCCACCCGCCCGGTCGACGACCTGCTCACCGCCTGGCTGGACCGCCCGGCCCTGCCCAAACTGCCGGTCTTCGGCCTCTGA
- a CDS encoding MarR family winged helix-turn-helix transcriptional regulator, with amino-acid sequence MDEELLFDARSRATLARFTGGEDTAELEAAAALRAAARGLERLQSRATGHCGLSPGALDVLISLNASPDGRSVKELAQAAGVTSRNVTGLVDTLERAGLAARAPDPRDRRSVRVRLTPAGLTWLDEFRQPTRAAMAACFRGFTAAETTLLRHLCLRLVANQRHLIHYLEDHP; translated from the coding sequence ATGGACGAGGAACTGTTGTTCGACGCCCGAAGCCGCGCCACGCTGGCCCGTTTCACCGGTGGCGAGGACACCGCGGAGCTGGAGGCCGCCGCCGCCCTGCGCGCCGCCGCCCGCGGCCTGGAGAGACTGCAATCACGCGCCACCGGCCACTGCGGGCTCAGTCCCGGCGCCCTGGACGTCCTGATCAGCCTGAACGCGAGCCCGGACGGCCGCAGCGTCAAGGAATTGGCCCAGGCCGCCGGGGTGACCAGCCGGAACGTGACCGGTCTGGTGGACACGCTGGAACGGGCCGGGCTCGCCGCGCGGGCCCCCGACCCGCGTGACCGGCGATCCGTCCGGGTCCGGCTCACGCCCGCCGGGCTGACCTGGCTCGACGAGTTCCGCCAGCCCACCCGGGCCGCGATGGCCGCCTGCTTCCGCGGATTCACCGCCGCCGAGACGACGCTGCTGCGGCACCTGTGCCTGCGCCTCGTGGCGAACCAGCGCCACCTGATCCACTATCTGGAGGATCACCCCTGA
- the bla gene encoding class A beta-lactamase, with translation MITRRAAIGAAVLLMAGCTRQDEKTAGPDLRPSPPPPPASPSIVASRPAQRHERLLELERTYGARLGVFAMALGSGVTVEHRADDRFPFCSAFKGLAAAAVLHRTSLSGLAQRIRFTWADVEPNLQNAVKTQERVDTGMTLGELCDAAIRFSDGTAGNLLLRQIGGPAQLTAYLRTLGDTVTQSVRTEPGLHRDWRPGDQRDTTSARAIGTDYQKIVVGDALAGDARAYLRDLMERADRTSNSKKRIRSVVPRGWTVADKTGTGRFYGIANDIGLVWPAPSADPVLVSIMSSRTGRNAEADNTLVAEAARYALEKTT, from the coding sequence ATGATCACCCGGAGGGCCGCGATCGGTGCCGCGGTACTTCTGATGGCCGGGTGCACCAGGCAGGACGAGAAGACGGCGGGGCCGGACCTGCGGCCGAGCCCGCCCCCGCCGCCCGCATCACCCTCGATCGTCGCGTCGCGCCCGGCGCAACGTCACGAGCGGCTCCTCGAACTGGAGCGGACGTACGGCGCGCGGCTGGGAGTGTTCGCGATGGCGCTCGGCAGCGGTGTCACGGTCGAGCACCGGGCGGACGACAGGTTCCCGTTCTGCTCGGCGTTCAAGGGTCTGGCAGCCGCCGCCGTCCTGCACCGCACCTCGCTGTCCGGGCTGGCTCAGCGCATCCGGTTCACCTGGGCCGATGTGGAGCCGAACCTGCAGAACGCGGTCAAGACCCAGGAGCGGGTGGACACCGGGATGACGCTCGGCGAGCTGTGCGACGCGGCGATCCGCTTCAGCGACGGCACCGCGGGCAACCTCCTGCTGCGCCAGATCGGCGGCCCGGCGCAGCTGACGGCCTATCTGCGGACGCTCGGCGACACGGTGACGCAGTCCGTGCGGACCGAACCGGGCCTCCACCGGGACTGGAGACCAGGCGACCAGCGGGACACGACTTCGGCACGGGCCATCGGCACCGACTATCAGAAGATCGTCGTGGGGGACGCGCTTGCCGGCGATGCCCGCGCCTACCTTCGTGACCTGATGGAACGCGCCGACCGGACCAGCAACAGCAAGAAACGGATCCGGTCCGTCGTGCCGCGCGGCTGGACCGTGGCCGACAAGACCGGCACCGGCAGGTTCTACGGCATCGCGAACGATATCGGCCTCGTGTGGCCCGCGCCGTCCGCCGACCCCGTCCTCGTCTCCATCATGTCGAGCCGTACCGGCCGCAACGCCGAGGCCGACAACACCCTCGTCGCCGAAGCCGCGAGGTACGCACTGGAAAAGACCACCTGA
- a CDS encoding sensor histidine kinase: MSGWMRDRHLVGDLVLAGLLGVPAVVATAVADRMSRGSAPIDWLGWALLVAAALGLTLRRRRPVLALAVVSLCTAAFLATGFAYGPILIIFMVAVHSAVRHGPLRAALWCAGGALGLLLVHLVTSDRPLGWLGIGPVAAWVVVPATLGYGLRLRHDAAQRDRAETIRRHVDEERLRVAQEVHDIVGHGLAAITLQADVALHVMARKPDHAQGALTAIRDTSRQALDELRGALAVLRAPPRLREGMDQLTRRMADAGVAVRLTMSGTTGSPVPPAVDLAAYRVVQESLTNVLRHGGCARADVTVTYSADALSITVTNPRTGPVGDGSGSGSGSAAVRTGDGSGSAAMRTGDGSDSAAMRTGDGFSLGAMVIGTMASGAGSGIAGMRARVQALGGALTAGPVGENFEVRARLPIGDPP, from the coding sequence ATGAGCGGCTGGATGCGAGATCGGCACCTGGTGGGGGACCTGGTCCTCGCCGGTCTGCTCGGCGTGCCGGCGGTCGTGGCCACCGCCGTCGCCGACCGGATGTCGCGGGGCTCGGCGCCGATCGACTGGCTCGGCTGGGCACTGCTCGTGGCCGCCGCGCTGGGCCTGACGCTGCGCCGCCGCCGGCCGGTGCTCGCTCTCGCCGTGGTGTCGCTGTGCACGGCGGCGTTCCTGGCGACCGGGTTCGCCTATGGTCCGATCCTGATCATCTTCATGGTCGCCGTCCACAGTGCGGTCCGGCACGGTCCGTTGCGGGCCGCGCTGTGGTGCGCCGGCGGGGCGCTCGGGCTGCTGCTGGTCCATCTGGTCACCTCGGACCGGCCGCTGGGCTGGCTCGGGATCGGCCCGGTCGCCGCCTGGGTGGTGGTGCCGGCCACGCTCGGCTACGGCCTGCGGCTGCGGCACGACGCCGCGCAGCGGGACCGGGCCGAGACGATCCGGCGGCACGTCGACGAGGAGCGGCTGCGGGTCGCGCAGGAGGTGCACGACATCGTCGGGCACGGGCTGGCCGCGATCACTTTGCAGGCCGACGTCGCTCTGCACGTGATGGCTCGCAAGCCGGACCACGCGCAGGGGGCGCTGACCGCGATCCGGGACACCAGCCGGCAGGCCCTCGACGAGCTGCGCGGCGCGCTCGCCGTGCTCCGGGCCCCGCCGCGCCTCCGGGAGGGGATGGACCAGCTGACCCGGCGGATGGCCGATGCGGGCGTCGCGGTCCGCCTCACCATGTCCGGTACGACCGGGTCGCCCGTGCCGCCGGCCGTCGACCTGGCGGCGTACCGGGTGGTGCAGGAGTCGCTGACCAACGTGCTGCGTCACGGGGGCTGTGCCCGGGCCGACGTCACGGTGACCTACTCGGCTGACGCCTTGAGCATCACCGTGACCAACCCGCGGACCGGGCCGGTCGGCGACGGCTCCGGCTCCGGCTCCGGCTCCGCAGCGGTGCGGACCGGCGACGGCTCCGGCTCCGCAGCGATGCGGACCGGCGACGGCTCCGACTCCGCAGCGATGCGGACCGGCGACGGTTTCAGCCTCGGGGCAATGGTGATCGGCACGATGGCGAGCGGTGCGGGCTCGGGCATCGCCGGGATGCGGGCCCGGGTGCAGGCGCTCGGCGGCGCGCTCACCGCCGGCCCGGTCGGCGAGAATTTCGAGGTCCGCGCCCGGCTGCCGATCGGAGACCCGCCATGA
- a CDS encoding ATP-dependent Clp protease ATP-binding subunit: MFERFTDRARRVVVLAQEEARMLNHNYIGTEHLLLGLIHEGEGVAAKALESLGISLQGVRQQVEEIIGQGQQSPSGHIPFTPRAKKVLELSLREALQLGHNYIGTEHILLGLIREGEGVAAQVLVKLGADTGRVRQQVIQLVAGHTETPAASTSSEAGTPSNSALLDQFGRNLTQDAREGKLDPVIGREKEIEQVIQGLSRRRKNNPVLIGEPGVGKTAAVEGLAQSIVKGEVPENLQDKQLYTMDMGSMVAGSRYRGDFEERLKKVLKEIRTRGDIILFIDEIHTLVGAGAAEGAIDAASILKPMLARGELQMIGATTLDEYRKFVEKDKALERRLLPIQVGEPSLAHSIEILKGLRDAYEAHHRVTYTDAALVAAATLADRYISDRFLPDKAIDLIDEAGARMRIRRMSTPPDLRDLDEKIAQVRRDKESVIDSQDFERAAQLRDDEKKLLDQRSAREKEWKAGDLDVVSEIDDEQIAEVLGLWTGIPVYKLTEEETTRLLRMEDELHKRVIGQEDAVKAVSKAIRRTRAGLKDPKRPSGSFIFAGPSGVGKTELSKALAEFLFGSEDALIQLDMSEFHDRYTVSRLVGAPPGYVGYDEGGQLTEKVRRKPFSVVLFDEIEKAHPDVFNTLLQILEDGRLTDGQGRIVDFKNTVIILTTNLGTRDVAKAVSLGFQASEDTESNYDRMKVKVNDELKQHFRPEFLNRIDDTIVFHQLREQEILQIVDIFTARIESQLKNKDMGLELTDNAKKYLAKKGFDPVLGARPLRRTIQRDLEDTLSEQILFNELRPGQTVVVDCEGDPANVEKSKLVFRAAETPGAVPEEVSATS; this comes from the coding sequence GTGTTCGAACGGTTCACCGACCGCGCCCGGCGGGTGGTCGTCCTGGCCCAGGAAGAGGCCCGGATGCTCAACCACAACTACATCGGCACCGAGCATCTGCTGCTCGGGCTGATCCACGAGGGCGAGGGTGTCGCCGCCAAGGCTCTGGAGAGCCTGGGCATCTCCCTGCAGGGCGTCCGGCAGCAGGTCGAGGAGATCATCGGCCAGGGCCAGCAGTCGCCCAGCGGGCACATCCCGTTCACCCCGCGGGCGAAGAAGGTGCTGGAGCTCTCCCTGCGGGAGGCGCTGCAGCTGGGGCACAACTACATCGGCACCGAGCACATCCTGCTCGGCCTGATCCGGGAGGGCGAGGGCGTCGCCGCCCAGGTCCTGGTCAAGCTCGGCGCCGACACCGGCCGGGTCCGCCAGCAGGTGATCCAGCTGGTCGCCGGGCACACCGAGACGCCGGCCGCGTCCACCTCCAGCGAGGCGGGCACCCCGTCGAACTCGGCGCTGCTCGACCAGTTCGGCCGCAACCTCACCCAGGACGCCCGGGAGGGCAAGCTCGACCCGGTGATCGGCCGGGAGAAGGAGATCGAGCAGGTCATCCAGGGTCTGTCCCGCCGCCGGAAGAACAACCCGGTGCTGATCGGCGAGCCCGGCGTCGGCAAGACCGCCGCGGTCGAGGGCCTGGCCCAGTCCATCGTCAAGGGCGAGGTCCCGGAGAACCTGCAGGACAAGCAGCTCTACACCATGGACATGGGCTCGATGGTGGCCGGCTCGCGGTACCGCGGTGACTTCGAGGAGCGCCTGAAGAAGGTGCTCAAGGAGATCCGCACCCGCGGCGACATCATCCTGTTCATCGACGAGATCCACACCCTGGTCGGCGCGGGCGCCGCCGAGGGCGCGATCGACGCCGCCTCGATCCTCAAGCCGATGCTGGCCCGCGGCGAGCTGCAGATGATCGGCGCGACCACCCTCGACGAGTACCGCAAGTTCGTCGAGAAGGACAAGGCGCTGGAGCGGCGGCTGCTGCCGATCCAGGTCGGTGAGCCGTCGCTGGCGCACTCGATCGAGATCCTCAAGGGGCTCCGGGACGCCTACGAGGCGCACCACCGGGTCACCTACACCGACGCCGCCCTGGTGGCCGCCGCGACGCTGGCCGACCGGTACATCTCCGACCGGTTCCTGCCGGACAAGGCGATCGACCTGATCGACGAGGCCGGCGCCCGGATGCGCATCCGCCGGATGAGCACCCCGCCGGACCTGCGCGACCTGGACGAGAAGATCGCCCAGGTCCGCCGGGACAAGGAGTCGGTGATCGACTCGCAGGACTTCGAGCGCGCCGCCCAGCTGCGCGACGACGAGAAGAAGCTGCTCGACCAGCGCTCCGCCCGGGAGAAGGAGTGGAAGGCCGGCGACCTCGACGTGGTCTCGGAGATCGACGACGAGCAGATCGCCGAGGTGCTCGGCCTGTGGACCGGCATCCCGGTCTACAAGCTGACCGAGGAGGAGACGACGCGGCTGCTGCGCATGGAGGACGAGCTGCACAAGCGCGTCATCGGCCAGGAGGACGCGGTCAAGGCGGTCTCCAAGGCGATCCGGCGGACCCGGGCGGGTCTGAAGGACCCGAAGCGGCCGTCCGGCTCGTTCATCTTCGCCGGCCCGTCCGGTGTCGGTAAGACCGAGCTGTCCAAGGCCCTCGCCGAGTTCCTGTTCGGCTCCGAGGACGCGCTGATCCAGCTGGACATGTCCGAGTTCCACGACCGCTACACGGTGTCGCGGCTGGTCGGTGCCCCTCCCGGCTACGTCGGCTACGACGAGGGCGGCCAGCTCACCGAGAAGGTGCGGCGCAAGCCGTTCAGCGTGGTCCTCTTCGACGAGATCGAGAAGGCCCACCCGGACGTGTTCAACACGCTGCTGCAGATCCTGGAGGACGGCCGGCTGACCGACGGCCAGGGCCGCATCGTGGACTTCAAGAACACGGTGATCATCCTGACCACCAACCTGGGCACCCGGGACGTGGCCAAGGCGGTCTCGCTGGGCTTCCAGGCCTCGGAGGACACCGAGAGCAACTACGACCGGATGAAGGTCAAGGTCAACGACGAGCTGAAGCAGCACTTCCGCCCGGAGTTCCTCAACCGCATCGACGACACGATCGTCTTCCACCAGCTGCGCGAGCAGGAGATCCTGCAGATCGTCGACATCTTCACCGCGCGCATCGAGTCCCAGCTGAAGAACAAGGACATGGGCCTCGAACTGACCGACAACGCCAAGAAGTACCTGGCGAAGAAGGGCTTCGACCCGGTCCTGGGCGCCCGGCCGCTGCGCCGCACCATCCAGCGCGACCTGGAGGACACCCTGTCCGAGCAGATCCTCTTCAACGAGCTGCGCCCCGGCCAGACCGTGGTCGTGGACTGCGAGGGCGACCCGGCCAACGTGGAGAAGTCCAAGCTGGTCTTCCGCGCCGCCGAGACCCCGGGCGCCGTCCCGGAGGAGGTCTCCGCCACCTCCTGA
- a CDS encoding Pls/PosA family non-ribosomal peptide synthetase, translating to MTVTTEEQLFPFPDILEGPAAPAVFRSPEAPALRSLVDILDATIRHHPESPAIDAGGVQLTYRELAAEVEALRVTLSGHGIGLGDRVGVRVSSGTAELYLAILGVLAAGAAYVPVDADDPQERADLVFGEAGVSAVIGDGLSVTLHGTPGGRTGRPGPADDAWIIFTSGSTGTPKGVAVTHGSAAAFVDAEAEIFLADDAGLAPHDRVLAGLSVAFDASCEEMWLAWRHGACLVPAARSLVRSGVDLGPWLAGQRITVVSTVPTLAALWPVEALDEVRLLIFGGEACPPELAERLAVDGREVWNTYGPTEATVVACAARMTGDGPVRIGLPLAGWELVVVDPAGDPVAMGETGELVIGGVGLARYLDAGKDAEKFAPLPSMGWQRAYRSGDIVRAEPAGLLFLGRGDEQVKLGGRRIELGEVDAALQALPGVAGAAAAVKRTAAGTQLLVGYVVPREGFDAAAAALRIREQLPAALVPLLAEVDALPTRTSGKVDRAALPWPLAPTSDSDAALTATQAWLAEGWEHILGVRPSAADADFFSSGGSSLGAAQLVAWIRETHPQVSVADVYQHPVLAEMAAVIDALDTTAAVRRDVRPTPRRAGLLQFLLMLPLLALVGLRWVTVLAGLGNLAALTGLGASWVPAVSWWWIAAGWLVLFSPPGRIAVAAAGARLLLRGVGPGDYPRGGGVHLRLWAAERLAELTGATGVAGAGWMITYAKALGAQIGRDVDLHSAPPVTGLLKLGRGAAVEPEVDLSGHWVDGDLVRVGKVRIGAGSRVGSRSTLMPGARVGKGADIAAGSTVTGAVPAGQRWAGSPAAPAAKSTAGWPAQRPERRAKAWVAGYSLTAQLLGLVPVVAVLPALALLARPTALGALAMVPAAAVAYVLTYALLILGLVRLLGLGVREGFHPVRGRVAWQVWTTERLMGMARTALFPLYASLFTPVWLRLLGAKVGRNVEASTVLALPVMTTVDDGAFLADDTMVATYELRHGWLRVAPARIGKQAFLGNSGMAAPGRSVPKRGLVGVLSSAPRKAKKGTSWLGAPPMPLRRTVETADASRTYAPPLRLKLARAAIELCRIVPVMLAGALAVGVLAALAQIWQVAGAVPAALAAGPVLLAATVVAALTASAAKWLLVGRFRVTERALWTSFVWRNELADTFVEVLAAPWLFRFATGTPLLTAWLRTLGATIGRGVWLETFWLPEYDLVRLGPGATVNRGCVVQTHLFHDRIMAMDEVTLGAGATLGPHGIVLPGASIGARTTVGPGSLVTRGDAVPADSRWQGNPIANWAS from the coding sequence GTGACGGTGACGACCGAAGAACAGCTGTTCCCGTTCCCCGACATCCTCGAGGGGCCGGCAGCTCCGGCGGTGTTCCGCTCGCCGGAGGCGCCGGCCCTTCGCAGTCTGGTCGACATCCTCGACGCCACGATCCGGCACCACCCGGAGAGCCCGGCGATCGACGCGGGTGGCGTCCAGCTGACCTATCGGGAGCTGGCCGCCGAGGTCGAGGCGCTGCGGGTGACGCTGAGCGGGCACGGGATCGGTCTCGGCGACCGGGTCGGGGTCCGGGTCTCGTCCGGCACCGCCGAGCTCTACCTGGCGATCCTCGGCGTGCTGGCGGCCGGCGCGGCCTACGTGCCGGTCGACGCGGACGACCCGCAGGAGCGCGCCGACCTGGTCTTCGGCGAGGCCGGGGTGAGCGCGGTCATCGGGGACGGGCTGAGCGTGACGCTGCACGGCACGCCGGGCGGCCGCACCGGGCGGCCCGGCCCGGCCGACGACGCCTGGATCATCTTCACCTCCGGCTCGACCGGCACGCCGAAAGGGGTGGCCGTCACGCACGGGTCGGCCGCCGCGTTCGTCGACGCCGAGGCGGAGATCTTCCTGGCCGACGACGCCGGGCTGGCCCCGCACGACCGGGTGCTGGCCGGGCTGTCGGTGGCGTTCGACGCGTCCTGCGAGGAGATGTGGCTGGCCTGGCGGCACGGCGCCTGCCTGGTGCCGGCCGCCCGGTCGCTGGTGCGCAGCGGCGTCGACCTGGGCCCGTGGCTGGCCGGGCAGCGGATCACCGTGGTCTCCACGGTGCCGACCCTGGCCGCGCTCTGGCCGGTCGAGGCGCTCGACGAGGTCCGGCTGCTGATCTTCGGGGGCGAGGCGTGCCCGCCTGAGCTGGCCGAGCGGCTGGCCGTCGACGGGCGCGAGGTGTGGAACACCTACGGCCCGACCGAGGCGACCGTGGTGGCCTGCGCCGCCCGGATGACCGGTGACGGGCCGGTGCGGATCGGGCTGCCGCTGGCCGGCTGGGAGCTGGTCGTGGTCGACCCGGCCGGCGATCCGGTGGCGATGGGCGAGACCGGCGAGCTGGTGATCGGCGGCGTCGGTCTGGCCCGCTACCTGGACGCCGGGAAGGACGCCGAGAAGTTCGCGCCGCTGCCCTCGATGGGCTGGCAGCGGGCCTACCGCAGCGGCGACATCGTCCGCGCCGAGCCGGCCGGGCTGCTCTTCCTGGGCCGCGGCGACGAGCAGGTCAAGCTCGGCGGGCGCCGGATCGAGCTGGGCGAGGTGGACGCCGCGCTGCAGGCGCTGCCCGGGGTGGCCGGCGCGGCCGCCGCGGTGAAGCGGACCGCGGCCGGCACCCAGCTGCTGGTCGGCTATGTGGTGCCGCGCGAGGGCTTCGACGCCGCGGCCGCCGCGCTGCGGATCCGCGAGCAGCTGCCGGCCGCGCTGGTCCCGCTGCTCGCCGAGGTGGACGCGCTGCCGACCCGTACCTCCGGGAAGGTGGACCGGGCGGCTCTGCCGTGGCCGCTGGCCCCGACCAGCGACTCGGACGCCGCGCTGACCGCCACGCAGGCGTGGCTGGCCGAGGGGTGGGAGCACATCCTCGGGGTGCGCCCGTCCGCGGCCGACGCCGACTTCTTCAGCAGCGGCGGCAGCAGCCTCGGCGCGGCCCAGCTGGTCGCCTGGATCCGGGAGACCCACCCGCAGGTGTCGGTCGCCGACGTCTACCAGCACCCGGTGCTCGCCGAGATGGCCGCGGTGATCGACGCGCTGGACACCACCGCGGCGGTGCGCCGCGACGTCCGGCCCACCCCGCGGCGCGCCGGGCTGCTCCAGTTCCTGCTGATGCTGCCGCTGCTCGCGCTGGTCGGGCTGCGCTGGGTCACCGTGCTGGCCGGGCTGGGCAACCTGGCCGCGCTGACCGGCCTCGGCGCCTCCTGGGTGCCGGCGGTCTCCTGGTGGTGGATCGCGGCCGGCTGGCTGGTGCTGTTCAGCCCGCCCGGGCGGATCGCGGTGGCCGCGGCCGGCGCGCGGCTGCTGCTGCGCGGCGTCGGCCCGGGTGACTACCCGCGCGGCGGCGGCGTGCACCTGCGGCTGTGGGCGGCCGAGCGGCTCGCCGAGCTGACCGGCGCGACCGGGGTCGCCGGCGCCGGCTGGATGATCACCTATGCCAAGGCGCTCGGCGCGCAGATCGGCCGGGATGTCGACCTGCACTCCGCGCCCCCGGTCACCGGCCTGCTGAAACTGGGCCGTGGCGCGGCGGTCGAGCCGGAGGTCGACCTGTCCGGTCACTGGGTCGACGGCGACCTGGTCCGGGTCGGCAAGGTGCGGATCGGCGCCGGCAGCCGGGTCGGTTCGCGCAGCACGCTGATGCCCGGCGCCCGGGTCGGCAAGGGCGCGGACATCGCCGCCGGGTCGACGGTCACCGGCGCGGTCCCGGCCGGGCAGCGCTGGGCCGGGTCGCCGGCCGCGCCGGCCGCCAAGAGCACCGCCGGCTGGCCGGCCCAGCGCCCGGAGCGCCGGGCCAAGGCCTGGGTGGCCGGGTACAGCCTCACCGCCCAGCTGCTCGGCCTGGTGCCGGTGGTGGCGGTGCTGCCCGCCCTGGCGCTGCTGGCCCGCCCGACCGCGCTCGGCGCGCTGGCCATGGTCCCGGCCGCCGCGGTCGCCTACGTCCTGACCTACGCCCTGCTGATCCTCGGCCTGGTCCGGCTGCTCGGCCTCGGCGTCCGGGAGGGCTTCCACCCGGTCCGCGGCCGGGTCGCCTGGCAGGTGTGGACCACCGAGCGCCTGATGGGGATGGCCCGGACCGCACTGTTCCCGCTCTACGCCAGCCTGTTCACCCCGGTCTGGCTGCGACTGCTGGGCGCCAAGGTGGGCCGTAACGTGGAGGCGTCCACGGTGCTCGCGCTGCCGGTGATGACCACCGTCGACGACGGCGCGTTCCTGGCCGACGACACCATGGTCGCCACCTACGAGCTGCGTCACGGCTGGCTGCGGGTGGCCCCGGCCCGGATCGGCAAGCAGGCCTTCCTCGGCAACTCCGGGATGGCCGCGCCGGGCCGGTCGGTGCCCAAGCGCGGCCTGGTCGGGGTGCTGTCGTCGGCGCCGCGCAAGGCCAAGAAGGGCACCTCCTGGCTGGGCGCGCCGCCGATGCCGCTGCGCCGCACGGTCGAGACGGCCGACGCCAGCCGCACCTACGCGCCGCCGCTGCGGCTCAAGCTGGCCCGCGCCGCGATCGAGCTGTGCCGGATCGTCCCGGTGATGCTGGCCGGCGCGCTGGCGGTCGGCGTGCTCGCGGCGCTGGCCCAGATCTGGCAGGTGGCCGGCGCGGTGCCGGCCGCGCTCGCCGCCGGCCCGGTGCTGCTGGCCGCGACCGTCGTCGCCGCGCTCACCGCGAGCGCCGCGAAATGGCTGCTGGTGGGCCGGTTCCGGGTCACCGAGCGGGCGCTCTGGACGTCGTTCGTCTGGCGCAACGAGCTGGCCGACACGTTCGTCGAGGTGCTCGCCGCGCCGTGGCTGTTCCGCTTCGCCACCGGCACGCCGCTGCTCACCGCGTGGCTGCGGACCCTCGGCGCGACAATCGGCCGGGGCGTCTGGCTGGAGACCTTCTGGCTGCCGGAGTACGACCTGGTCCGGCTCGGCCCGGGCGCCACGGTCAACCGGGGGTGCGTGGTGCAGACCCACCTGTTCCATGATCGGATCATGGCCATGGATGAGGTGACACTGGGCGCGGGCGCCACGCTCGGCCCGCACGGGATCGTGCTGCCCGGCGCCAGCATCGGCGCGCGCACCACGGTCGGACCCGGCTCGCTGGTCACCCGCGGCGACGCCGTGCCCGCGGACAGCCGCTGGCAGGGCAACCCGATCGCGAACTGGGCGTCATGA